A region from the Spiroplasma taiwanense CT-1 genome encodes:
- a CDS encoding ribonuclease J encodes MEDKNKQTAKQPSGLVAELDAKIEIKKLASYKVQEKKKISNAPYPTKVFALGGLEEVGKNTYCIEYDDELIMIDAGVKFPDATQLGVSAVIPDFSYLVENNSKVKALFITHGHEDHIGGIPYLLQQVEIPVIYAPELAAALIKDRLKEYKLQNKTVVREYVENDIYASKHFNIQFSAVNHSIPDAFGIYVQTPNGSIFSTGDYKFDWTPLGHSANVQRLAQWGNDGIELLMADSTNAEVEGYTLGERKVIQNIDTHFLKAKGRIIIASFASNVHRLQHIIELANKYGRSIVVIGRSIERIIKIIRQMGHLNINDKMFIKPTEIENFPKNQIMILCTGSQGEPMAALSRISRMEHQTIKLIPGDTVIMSSSPIPGNRADVENVINKLTKIGATVIENSLDNKIHTSGHASQEEQKLLFTLLKPRCFMPMHGEYRMLKIHGETAVSVNVKPHNVFVVANGDQILLHNGNAELGKRVPADAIFIDGKDMTGKASNVIRERNILSRDGLMAVIISIDSQTNKLSAPPRIVSRGSFYVRDSGNVIAESINIVTNAVNDVLKSQKPTFGAIKNAIKESLSPFIFRYKRRNPLIIPVILNKKTEVK; translated from the coding sequence ATGGAAGATAAAAACAAGCAAACTGCCAAGCAACCTAGTGGTCTTGTAGCAGAACTTGATGCAAAAATTGAAATTAAAAAATTAGCAAGTTATAAAGTTCAAGAAAAGAAGAAAATTTCAAATGCACCTTACCCTACAAAGGTTTTTGCTTTGGGTGGTCTTGAAGAAGTTGGAAAAAATACTTATTGTATAGAATATGATGATGAATTAATAATGATTGATGCTGGTGTTAAATTTCCAGATGCAACACAATTGGGAGTAAGTGCTGTTATCCCAGATTTTAGTTATTTGGTTGAAAATAATTCAAAAGTAAAAGCATTATTTATTACTCACGGTCATGAAGATCATATTGGGGGAATTCCCTATCTACTTCAACAAGTAGAAATACCTGTAATTTATGCTCCAGAATTAGCTGCTGCATTAATTAAAGATAGATTAAAAGAATACAAATTACAAAATAAAACTGTTGTTAGAGAATATGTGGAAAACGATATTTATGCTTCAAAACATTTTAATATTCAATTTTCTGCAGTTAATCACTCAATACCAGATGCATTTGGAATTTATGTACAAACTCCAAACGGTTCAATTTTTTCAACAGGAGATTATAAATTTGACTGAACACCCCTTGGTCATTCTGCAAATGTTCAAAGACTTGCACAATGAGGAAATGATGGAATTGAGTTATTAATGGCTGATTCAACTAATGCAGAAGTTGAAGGTTATACTTTGGGTGAAAGAAAAGTTATTCAAAATATTGACACTCACTTTTTAAAGGCAAAAGGAAGAATTATTATCGCTTCTTTTGCTTCAAATGTTCACAGATTACAACACATTATAGAACTTGCAAATAAATATGGAAGAAGTATTGTTGTAATTGGAAGAAGTATTGAAAGAATTATTAAAATAATTAGACAAATGGGACATTTAAATATAAATGATAAGATGTTTATTAAACCAACAGAAATTGAAAATTTCCCCAAAAATCAAATAATGATTTTATGTACTGGTAGTCAAGGAGAGCCAATGGCTGCTCTTTCAAGAATATCAAGAATGGAGCATCAAACTATTAAATTGATTCCTGGAGATACAGTAATAATGTCATCCTCTCCAATTCCTGGAAATAGAGCTGATGTTGAAAATGTTATTAATAAATTAACAAAAATTGGTGCAACTGTTATTGAAAATAGTCTTGATAACAAAATTCATACCTCAGGTCACGCAAGTCAAGAAGAACAAAAATTATTATTTACATTATTAAAACCAAGATGCTTTATGCCAATGCATGGTGAGTATCGTATGTTGAAAATCCACGGTGAAACTGCTGTTTCAGTAAATGTAAAACCACATAATGTCTTTGTGGTTGCAAATGGAGATCAAATATTATTACATAACGGTAATGCTGAGCTTGGTAAAAGAGTACCCGCAGATGCTATCTTTATTGATGGAAAAGACATGACAGGTAAAGCTAGCAATGTTATTCGTGAAAGAAATATATTGAGTAGAGATGGCTTAATGGCTGTAATTATTTCAATTGATTCTCAAACAAATAAATTATCTGCACCCCCAAGAATTGTTTCAAGAGGAAGTTTTTATGTAAGAGATAGCGGTAATGTTATTGCCGAATCAATTAACATAGTTACAAATGCTGTAAATGATGTTTTAAAATCTCAAAAACCTACTTTTGGAGCAATTAAAAACGCAATTAAAGAGTCTCTTTC